In Afipia sp. GAS231, a single window of DNA contains:
- a CDS encoding NAD(P)/FAD-dependent oxidoreductase: MSAMPSAAAKPAESYDVVVVGAGFAGMYMLHRLRGQGMTARVYEQGSGVGGTWYWNRYPGARCDVESMQYSYSFSEELQQEWDWSERYAPQPEILKYANHVADRFNLRPDIQFNTTVERAVFDEATNLWSVATSDGNTAMARFFVLATGCLSNARMPDIKGIDRFEGKVYHTGHWPHEEVDFTGLRVGVIGTGSSAIQSVPIIAEQASQLTVFQRTANFSIPARNAALTEEERQSFRSRYPEIRQFAREVARNGIYTEMPDRGALDDGDNERRSKYEARWASGGLTFMSVYNNLALEQAANDTAANFVREKIAEIVRDPQTAKLLQPNNHPIGSKRICIDTDYFKTFNRPNVTLVDIKSTPIEEITDNAVRTGAKDYEVDALVLATGFDAMTGSVAKIDIHGRDGQTLNDKWVAGPRTYLGLMSAGFPNLFVITGPGSPSVLSNMIVSIEQHVDWIADCVSYMRDNGLDTMEAAVEAEDKWVAHVNEVAYATLYPQANSWYMGANVPGKPRIFMPYIGGVGPYRQICNDVAAKGYEGFVMAGVEQPRKAAAS, from the coding sequence ATGTCCGCCATGCCATCCGCCGCCGCCAAACCTGCCGAGAGCTACGACGTCGTCGTGGTCGGTGCAGGCTTTGCCGGCATGTACATGCTGCACCGACTGCGTGGGCAGGGAATGACGGCGCGGGTCTACGAGCAGGGCAGTGGCGTCGGCGGCACCTGGTACTGGAACCGCTATCCCGGCGCGCGCTGCGACGTCGAGAGCATGCAATATTCCTATTCGTTCTCGGAAGAACTGCAGCAGGAATGGGACTGGAGCGAACGCTACGCGCCGCAGCCGGAGATCCTGAAATACGCCAACCATGTCGCCGACCGTTTCAATCTGCGGCCGGACATCCAGTTCAACACAACAGTCGAGCGCGCCGTGTTCGACGAGGCGACCAATCTCTGGTCGGTTGCGACCTCAGACGGCAACACCGCGATGGCAAGGTTCTTCGTGCTCGCGACCGGCTGCCTGTCGAACGCGAGGATGCCCGACATCAAGGGGATCGATCGCTTTGAGGGCAAGGTTTATCACACCGGCCACTGGCCGCATGAGGAGGTCGATTTCACCGGCCTGCGCGTCGGTGTGATCGGAACCGGTTCGTCGGCGATCCAGTCGGTGCCCATCATTGCCGAGCAGGCCAGCCAGCTCACCGTGTTTCAGCGAACCGCGAATTTCTCGATTCCCGCCCGCAACGCGGCGCTCACCGAAGAGGAGCGGCAATCGTTCCGGTCGCGCTATCCCGAAATCCGGCAGTTCGCCCGCGAAGTCGCGCGCAACGGCATCTATACCGAGATGCCCGACCGTGGCGCGCTCGACGACGGCGACAACGAGCGCCGCTCGAAATACGAGGCGCGCTGGGCCAGCGGCGGGCTCACCTTCATGTCTGTTTACAACAACCTGGCGCTGGAGCAGGCGGCCAACGACACCGCCGCCAATTTCGTCCGCGAGAAGATCGCCGAGATCGTTAGGGATCCCCAGACCGCAAAGCTGCTGCAGCCGAATAACCATCCGATCGGCTCCAAGCGCATCTGCATCGATACGGATTATTTCAAAACCTTCAACCGTCCGAACGTGACGCTGGTCGACATCAAGTCGACCCCGATCGAGGAGATCACCGACAACGCGGTGCGCACCGGGGCGAAGGACTACGAAGTCGACGCGCTGGTGCTCGCCACCGGCTTCGACGCCATGACGGGTTCGGTCGCCAAGATCGATATTCACGGCCGCGACGGGCAGACGCTGAACGACAAATGGGTCGCGGGTCCGCGCACGTATCTGGGCCTGATGAGCGCGGGCTTTCCCAACCTCTTCGTCATCACCGGGCCCGGCAGCCCGTCGGTGCTGTCGAACATGATCGTCTCGATCGAACAGCACGTCGACTGGATCGCCGATTGCGTCAGCTACATGCGCGACAACGGGCTCGACACCATGGAAGCCGCCGTGGAGGCGGAAGACAAATGGGTCGCCCATGTCAACGAGGTCGCCTACGCCACGCTCTATCCGCAGGCCAATTCCTGGTACATGGGGGCCAACGTGCCCGGCAAGCCGCGGATCTTCATGCCCTATATCGGCGGCGTCGGCCCGTACCGGCAGATCTGCAACGACGTCGCGGCGAAGGGGTATGAGGGATTTGTGATGGCGGGGGTGGAGCAGCCGCGCAAGGCGGCGGCGTCGTAA
- a CDS encoding ABC transporter ATP-binding protein: MSTDALPPAIELRDVCKRFGRTEIIRGVNLSIPRGERHAIIGPNGAGKTTLFNLISGRFPISSGSITVDGQSTANLAPQEINRLGLSRSFQITSIFPRMTVFENIRCGLLWSQGYRYSFWHLLGRQKALNEAADQLLERLKLSDRRNLQAGLLSYAEQRALEIGITIAGGAEIILLDEPTAGMSHSETDSAVALIRSVSEGKTLIMVEHDMSVVFGLADRITVLVYGEVIASDAPTAIRGNAAVQEAYLGTVAA, from the coding sequence GTGAGCACGGACGCCCTCCCGCCCGCCATCGAACTGCGCGACGTCTGCAAGCGTTTCGGCCGCACCGAGATCATCCGCGGCGTCAACCTCTCGATCCCGCGCGGCGAACGTCACGCCATCATCGGCCCCAACGGCGCCGGCAAAACCACGTTGTTCAACCTGATCTCGGGGCGCTTTCCGATCAGCTCCGGCTCGATCACCGTCGACGGCCAATCGACCGCCAATCTGGCGCCGCAAGAGATCAACCGGCTCGGCCTGTCGCGCAGTTTCCAGATCACCTCGATCTTCCCGCGCATGACCGTGTTCGAGAACATCCGCTGCGGCCTGTTGTGGTCGCAGGGTTATCGCTACTCGTTCTGGCACCTGCTGGGACGACAGAAGGCGCTGAACGAGGCCGCCGACCAATTGCTGGAACGACTGAAACTGTCCGACCGTCGCAACCTTCAGGCCGGGCTCTTGTCCTACGCCGAGCAGCGCGCGCTGGAGATCGGCATCACCATCGCGGGCGGCGCCGAGATCATTCTGCTGGACGAGCCGACCGCCGGCATGAGCCACAGCGAGACCGACAGCGCGGTGGCGCTGATCCGCAGCGTGTCCGAAGGCAAGACGCTGATCATGGTCGAGCACGACATGAGCGTAGTGTTCGGCCTCGCCGACCGCATCACCGTGCTGGTCTATGGCGAGGTGATCGCGTCCGACGCACCGACCGCCATCCGCGGCAACGCCGCCGTGCAGGAAGCCTATCTCGGGACGGTGGCGGCATGA
- a CDS encoding branched-chain amino acid ABC transporter permease, with translation MTLLRRHWPWILAFVILLAIPFLFYDWGKGRHSGFVLTLMSEIGVMAIFALSYNMLMGQAGLLSFGHAVLLGMGAYCAAHVVLLVKAGTIWLPTELVPLAGGLGGLFFGYVFGWLVTKQRATAFAMITMGLGELVSAAALMFMGFFGGEGGISVDRVMDTSLFGVSYSSPWQVYCLVLVWAFIAAVLMKLQTQTPLGSIANATRDNFERAQFVGYDPRMVRLYQFALSGFFAGIGGGLYVLIYEIVTFDTVSAAKSANALLAVYIGGAGGFFGPILGTIVVVLLQSGVSLLSNAWLLYVGILFIVMVMYAPGGLIGLLFMHMPIWRAGRMRELALPYARAFPPALIVLLGFVLLVELASFTTIGAAQGKTFSIGGHLIDTTAPLPWVIALAALVLGTLWLRREARGFRERWDAVTESIKLKGAMS, from the coding sequence ATGACCCTGCTGCGCCGCCATTGGCCCTGGATTCTCGCTTTCGTCATCCTGCTCGCGATCCCGTTCCTGTTCTACGACTGGGGCAAGGGCCGCCATTCCGGTTTCGTGCTGACCTTGATGAGCGAGATCGGCGTGATGGCGATCTTCGCGCTGTCCTACAACATGCTGATGGGCCAGGCCGGCCTGCTGTCGTTCGGGCACGCCGTGCTGCTCGGCATGGGCGCCTACTGCGCCGCGCATGTCGTGCTTCTCGTCAAGGCCGGCACGATCTGGCTGCCGACCGAACTGGTGCCGCTGGCCGGCGGGCTCGGCGGACTGTTCTTCGGTTACGTGTTCGGCTGGCTGGTCACCAAGCAGCGCGCCACGGCGTTCGCCATGATCACGATGGGGCTCGGCGAACTGGTCTCGGCCGCGGCCCTGATGTTCATGGGTTTCTTCGGCGGCGAAGGCGGCATCAGCGTCGATCGTGTGATGGATACCAGTCTGTTCGGCGTCAGCTACTCCTCGCCGTGGCAGGTCTACTGCCTGGTGCTGGTCTGGGCCTTCATCGCCGCCGTGCTGATGAAGCTGCAAACCCAGACCCCGCTCGGCAGCATCGCCAACGCCACCCGCGACAATTTCGAGCGCGCGCAGTTCGTCGGCTACGATCCGCGCATGGTGCGGCTCTATCAATTCGCACTGTCCGGCTTCTTCGCCGGCATCGGCGGCGGCCTCTATGTGCTGATCTACGAAATCGTCACCTTCGACACGGTGTCGGCGGCGAAATCCGCCAACGCGCTGCTCGCGGTCTATATCGGCGGCGCCGGCGGATTCTTCGGACCGATCCTCGGCACCATCGTGGTGGTGCTGCTGCAGAGCGGCGTCAGCCTGCTCAGCAATGCCTGGCTGCTCTATGTCGGCATTCTCTTCATCGTCATGGTGATGTACGCGCCGGGCGGGCTGATCGGGCTGCTGTTCATGCATATGCCGATCTGGCGCGCCGGACGGATGCGCGAACTGGCGCTACCCTATGCACGGGCTTTTCCGCCGGCACTGATCGTCCTGCTCGGCTTCGTGCTACTGGTGGAACTCGCCTCCTTCACCACGATCGGCGCCGCGCAGGGCAAGACATTCTCGATCGGCGGCCACCTCATCGACACCACGGCGCCGTTGCCCTGGGTGATCGCGCTGGCGGCGCTGGTGCTCGGCACGCTGTGGCTGCGCCGCGAGGCCCGCGGCTTTCGCGAGCGCTGGGACGCCGTGACCGAAAGTATTAAATTGAAGGGGGCGATGTCGTGA
- a CDS encoding efflux RND transporter periplasmic adaptor subunit: MPPTEQRPPVSHRKLGIFGVVAVVGAGLIVATGIRAREDSSSKLKEWTDNQAVPTVAVAPPSGRALTPTLDLPGRLEAYSRAPILARVSGYLKSWSADIGAQVKAGQVIAEIEAPDLDQQLLQARADLVSQQSSARLSEATLNRRKTLVASNFVSAQEIDERTADLANKLAAVNSGQANVERLEALAGYKKITVPFDGVVTARDTDVGALINAGGGAGPAMFVVSDITKLRVYVNVPQNYVPAIKIGAKAALTMPEYPNRTFAATVEASSQSVDISSGTTRMQLALDNSAGELMPGGYANVRLNLQRDAVPLHIPSSALIFNQNGLRVATVGPDDKVLFKTVTIARDLGKEIELASGVTVDDRIITAPPDGLADGDPVRVVGPGAKGKPTASEKQDVKG, encoded by the coding sequence ATGCCGCCCACTGAACAGCGCCCGCCGGTCTCGCACCGGAAACTGGGCATATTCGGCGTGGTGGCGGTGGTCGGGGCCGGGCTGATCGTCGCCACCGGTATCCGGGCGCGCGAGGATTCGAGTTCCAAGCTGAAGGAATGGACCGACAACCAGGCGGTTCCGACGGTCGCCGTGGCGCCGCCGAGCGGCCGGGCGCTCACTCCCACTCTCGATCTGCCGGGCCGGCTGGAGGCCTATTCGCGGGCGCCGATCCTGGCCCGCGTCTCTGGCTACCTGAAAAGCTGGAGCGCCGATATCGGCGCCCAGGTCAAGGCCGGCCAAGTGATCGCCGAGATCGAGGCGCCGGACCTCGACCAGCAATTGCTGCAGGCCAGAGCCGATCTCGTCAGCCAGCAGTCGAGTGCGCGGCTGTCGGAAGCCACGCTGAACCGGCGCAAGACGCTGGTCGCCTCGAATTTCGTTTCGGCCCAGGAAATCGACGAGCGCACCGCCGACCTCGCCAACAAGCTGGCCGCCGTCAATTCCGGCCAGGCCAATGTCGAGCGGCTGGAAGCGCTCGCCGGTTACAAGAAGATCACGGTGCCGTTCGACGGCGTCGTCACCGCGCGCGACACCGACGTCGGCGCGCTGATCAATGCCGGCGGCGGTGCGGGACCGGCGATGTTCGTGGTGTCGGACATCACCAAGCTGCGCGTCTATGTCAACGTGCCGCAGAACTACGTGCCCGCGATCAAGATCGGCGCCAAGGCCGCGCTGACCATGCCGGAATACCCGAACCGGACCTTTGCGGCGACCGTCGAAGCTTCGTCGCAATCGGTCGATATTTCCTCCGGCACCACGCGGATGCAGCTGGCGCTGGACAATTCGGCGGGCGAACTGATGCCGGGCGGTTACGCCAATGTGCGGCTCAACCTGCAGCGCGACGCGGTGCCGCTGCACATTCCCTCCAGCGCGCTGATTTTCAACCAGAACGGCCTGCGGGTCGCGACCGTCGGTCCCGACGACAAGGTGTTGTTCAAGACCGTGACGATCGCCCGCGATCTCGGCAAGGAGATCGAACTGGCCTCGGGCGTCACCGTCGACGACCGCATCATCACCGCGCCGCCGGACGGCCTCGCCGACGGCGACCCGGTCCGCGTGGTTGGCCCCGGCGCCAAGGGAAAACCGACGGCCTCGGAAAAGCAGGACGTGAAGGGGTAG
- a CDS encoding acetyl-CoA acetyltransferase: MSNNSLPEDRIPVIVGVGEIVDRPADIAAGLEPLTLLEEAVRRAEADSGAKLIGELGSLDVVNFLSWRYRDPEKLLAARLGVSPAHNYYGPVGGESPIRYIHEAAKRIARGECSVAAVCGAEAQSTATKAERGGITLPWTPFASDVEEPKRGAVFQKPMAVKLGVFRPITVYPLYESATSAHWGQTPREALAESGALWSTYSHVASKNPNSWMKKALAPDEITTATPDNRLIAWPYTKLMVANPTVNMGGAVLLTSLAKARAAGVPEDRLVYVWGGASAEEPRDYLLRDQFYESHPQNAVLKAVMDLVEGDGKKFDAIELYSCFPCVPKMARRTLGLGPDVQPTVTGGLTFFGAPLNTYMTHAACAMVRRLRERGKLGLLYGQGGFVTKHHGVVLSREAPKQALSQHTSVQAEADRAKGAVPEFVTEAAGKGKAESFTVIYKGKGEVEHGVVMLRTEQNARALARVPANDAATLAHLLNMDRTPVGSLGHVMTAEDGVLEWRVG, encoded by the coding sequence ATGTCAAACAACTCCCTCCCCGAAGACCGCATTCCCGTCATCGTCGGCGTCGGCGAAATCGTCGACCGGCCAGCGGATATCGCCGCCGGCCTCGAACCGCTCACGTTGCTCGAAGAGGCGGTGCGGCGCGCCGAAGCCGACAGTGGCGCCAAGCTGATCGGCGAGCTCGGCTCGCTCGACGTCGTCAATTTCCTGAGCTGGCGCTACCGCGATCCCGAAAAATTGCTCGCGGCGCGGCTTGGCGTCAGCCCTGCGCATAACTATTACGGCCCGGTCGGCGGCGAGAGCCCGATCCGCTACATTCACGAAGCAGCGAAGCGCATCGCGCGCGGCGAGTGCAGCGTGGCTGCCGTTTGCGGCGCCGAAGCGCAATCGACCGCGACCAAGGCCGAGCGCGGCGGCATCACGCTGCCGTGGACACCGTTCGCCAGCGACGTCGAGGAGCCAAAGCGCGGCGCCGTGTTCCAGAAGCCGATGGCGGTGAAGCTCGGCGTGTTCCGCCCCATTACGGTGTACCCGCTCTATGAGTCCGCGACCTCGGCGCATTGGGGCCAGACTCCACGCGAAGCGCTGGCGGAATCCGGCGCGCTGTGGTCGACCTATTCGCACGTGGCGTCAAAAAATCCGAACTCGTGGATGAAGAAAGCGCTGGCGCCGGATGAGATCACGACGGCGACGCCGGACAATCGCCTGATCGCGTGGCCCTACACCAAGCTGATGGTCGCCAATCCAACCGTCAACATGGGCGGCGCGGTGCTGCTGACCTCACTGGCGAAAGCCCGCGCGGCCGGCGTGCCCGAGGATCGCCTGGTCTATGTCTGGGGCGGCGCGTCGGCGGAAGAGCCGCGCGACTATCTGCTGCGCGACCAGTTCTACGAAAGCCATCCGCAGAATGCGGTGCTGAAGGCGGTGATGGATCTGGTCGAAGGAGACGGCAAGAAATTCGACGCCATCGAATTGTATAGCTGCTTTCCCTGCGTGCCGAAGATGGCGCGGCGGACACTCGGTCTCGGCCCCGACGTGCAGCCGACCGTGACCGGTGGGCTGACGTTCTTCGGCGCCCCGCTCAACACCTACATGACGCATGCCGCCTGCGCGATGGTGCGGCGCTTGCGCGAGCGCGGCAAGCTCGGCCTGCTCTACGGCCAGGGCGGCTTCGTCACCAAGCATCACGGCGTGGTGCTGTCGCGCGAGGCGCCGAAACAAGCGTTATCGCAGCACACCAGCGTGCAGGCCGAGGCCGACCGGGCCAAGGGTGCGGTGCCGGAATTCGTCACCGAGGCCGCGGGCAAGGGCAAGGCCGAGAGCTTTACCGTGATCTACAAGGGCAAGGGCGAAGTCGAGCACGGCGTGGTGATGCTGCGCACGGAGCAAAATGCCCGCGCGCTGGCGCGCGTGCCCGCCAATGATGCCGCGACGTTGGCACATTTGCTGAACATGGACCGCACGCCGGTGGGGTCGCTGGGCCATGTGATGACGGCCGAGGACGGTGTACTGGAGTGGCGGGTGGGGTGA
- a CDS encoding ABC transporter ATP-binding protein — protein MLEVRDLHAYYGKSHILQGVDLSVDQGEIVSLLGRNGVGRSTACKTIMGLLPPVGNVAFKGRSIAGLRPDQIAHLGIGYVPEDRQVFPGLTVKQNLELGMKRAGVEGRWKFADVFALFPNLAARQDNPAGVLSGGEQQMLTMCRTLMGDPDLVIIDEPTEGLAPKLVEQVGTLLDEIAKRGTAILLVEQKLTIALRISRRLYVMGHGRIVFEGTPAELAANAGVRKEWLEV, from the coding sequence ATGCTCGAGGTCCGCGATCTCCATGCCTATTACGGCAAGAGCCACATCCTGCAAGGCGTCGACCTCTCGGTCGATCAGGGCGAGATCGTCAGCCTGCTCGGCCGCAACGGCGTCGGCCGCTCGACCGCCTGCAAGACCATCATGGGGCTGCTGCCACCGGTCGGCAACGTCGCCTTCAAGGGCCGCTCGATCGCGGGGCTGCGGCCCGACCAGATCGCCCATCTCGGCATCGGCTACGTACCCGAAGACCGCCAGGTGTTTCCGGGTCTCACCGTGAAACAGAACCTCGAGCTCGGGATGAAGCGCGCCGGCGTCGAAGGGCGCTGGAAATTCGCCGACGTGTTCGCGCTGTTTCCCAATCTCGCCGCGCGCCAGGACAATCCCGCCGGCGTGCTGTCGGGCGGCGAGCAACAGATGCTGACGATGTGCCGCACCCTGATGGGCGACCCTGATCTGGTCATCATCGACGAGCCGACCGAGGGCCTCGCGCCCAAACTGGTCGAACAGGTCGGCACGCTGCTCGACGAAATCGCCAAGCGCGGCACCGCGATCCTGCTGGTGGAACAGAAGCTCACCATCGCGCTGCGAATTTCCCGCCGCCTCTACGTCATGGGCCACGGCCGTATCGTGTTCGAGGGAACGCCGGCAGAGCTTGCCGCCAATGCCGGCGTGCGCAAGGAGTGGCTGGAGGTTTAG
- a CDS encoding nitronate monooxygenase, whose product MKSPICDMLGIEFPLFAFSHCRDVVAAVSRAGGFGVLGATSHSPESLEQELKWIDDHCDGKPYGLDVLIPENISTSGEKDVTWKSLEARISPQHRDFTRNLLKKYGIELTTANVADNQPQPFDAQRALELLDVSFQHPIKLIANALGVPPKAMIDKGRKHGVPVAALVGAKEHALRQVAAGVDILVVQGTEAGGHCGEVSTMVLVPEVIKAIKPIRDVPVLAAGGIMTGRQMAACMAMGAAGAWTGSVWLATVESETTEIFREKMIAASSRDAIRSKGRTGKPARQLRSVWTDAWDRGPDSPGALPMPLQSIISRDAFNSIDRAAAAGNAQARDLVSYFVGQGVGLIDSVKSAGAVVQEFKEDFIEAVEHMNALMEE is encoded by the coding sequence ATGAAATCGCCGATCTGCGACATGCTGGGAATTGAGTTCCCGCTGTTCGCCTTCAGCCACTGCCGCGACGTCGTTGCGGCCGTCAGCCGCGCTGGCGGCTTTGGCGTGCTGGGCGCCACCTCGCATTCCCCGGAATCGCTCGAGCAGGAACTGAAATGGATCGACGATCACTGCGACGGCAAGCCTTACGGGCTCGACGTGCTGATCCCGGAAAACATTTCGACATCAGGCGAAAAGGACGTCACCTGGAAGAGCCTGGAGGCGCGGATTTCGCCGCAGCATCGCGACTTCACCCGGAACCTGCTGAAGAAATACGGCATCGAACTGACGACGGCCAACGTCGCCGACAACCAGCCGCAACCGTTCGACGCGCAACGCGCGCTGGAACTGCTGGATGTTTCATTCCAGCATCCGATCAAGCTGATCGCCAATGCGCTGGGCGTGCCGCCGAAGGCGATGATCGACAAAGGCAGGAAGCACGGTGTTCCGGTCGCGGCTTTGGTCGGCGCCAAGGAACATGCGCTGCGCCAGGTCGCGGCCGGCGTCGATATTCTCGTGGTGCAGGGCACCGAGGCCGGCGGCCATTGCGGCGAGGTCTCGACCATGGTGCTGGTGCCCGAGGTGATCAAGGCGATCAAACCGATCCGCGACGTGCCGGTGCTGGCCGCCGGCGGCATCATGACAGGACGCCAGATGGCGGCCTGCATGGCGATGGGCGCCGCCGGCGCCTGGACCGGCTCGGTATGGCTCGCGACCGTCGAATCCGAAACCACCGAGATCTTCCGCGAGAAAATGATCGCGGCCTCCTCCCGCGATGCCATTCGCTCCAAGGGCCGCACCGGCAAGCCCGCGCGGCAGTTGCGCTCGGTGTGGACCGATGCCTGGGATCGCGGCCCCGACAGCCCCGGCGCGCTGCCGATGCCGCTGCAAAGCATCATCAGCCGCGACGCCTTCAACTCGATCGACCGTGCGGCGGCCGCCGGCAATGCGCAGGCGCGCGACCTCGTCAGTTATTTCGTCGGCCAGGGCGTCGGCCTGATCGACAGCGTGAAGTCGGCGGGCGCGGTGGTGCAGGAATTCAAGGAAGATTTTATCGAGGCGGTCGAGCACATGAACGCGTTGATGGAGGAGTGA
- a CDS encoding NF038122 family metalloprotease, whose protein sequence is MQINVTFGASVSSAPAPFRNDVNYAVSILDAAFTNNVTVNIKVGWGEVGGKPLNAGDLGESETATAPAYDFTTIKNGLLANANSPVQTAADATLPATDVTGGDVFDIGTAEAKALGLIAANAPGNDGWVGFATDANWSYTPNVKGGPNQYYFIGTVEHEITEVLGRHSILGGTGDHYSNAYGTEDLFRYSAPGVRELVPGGPHSTGYFSIDNGVTNLGNWNNDPNSGDLGDWYSGFGPAGGGPGPGGNDSFNDFSNSGVIDALTQSDLTVMNVLGWNPSEPANIVINGETYFVASGDTVGNLVVEAGGKLVVGANGLSEGALLDGGNGTVFLGGAANDTTIDAGSTLTVNSGGTLNGVVINGGTLDLADGALTGAAPIAFHGPGGVLDIEAATAPTNVISGFVAGDTIDFIGAPVGAHPTVQLLAGNVLSIFEHNKTYLFQFDPSDDFSGQSFHVTGDGSGGTLIYLDPAVLSVTTSGSGITAGAGDLNAGHVVTLTLNANEAVNVDTSNGTPTLTLNDGGIATYTGGSGSSALTFDYAVASGENTPDLTVTSVNLNGATAQDANGHDAVLTGAVGNPAEVLQIDTTPPLQIGIDVAPSNGVAAAGSTLSVTLDFNEPVAVTGGAPTLTLNDGGSAVYDAAATLALGNADKLVFDQLVSATTHGTLALAVNGLDAHGAVIADLAGNPADVSHVAASFPGTAVNVGLPYLSEAPDHAAPSAQTQVLLAPSDFHLL, encoded by the coding sequence ATGCAGATCAACGTCACATTCGGCGCAAGCGTGAGCAGCGCGCCGGCCCCGTTCAGGAATGACGTCAATTACGCCGTCAGTATCCTGGACGCCGCGTTCACCAACAACGTCACCGTCAACATCAAGGTCGGCTGGGGCGAAGTCGGCGGCAAGCCGCTCAACGCCGGCGACCTCGGCGAGAGCGAAACCGCGACGGCACCGGCCTATGATTTCACCACCATCAAGAATGGCCTGCTCGCCAACGCCAATTCGCCGGTCCAGACCGCGGCCGATGCCACGCTGCCGGCCACCGACGTCACCGGCGGCGACGTCTTCGACATCGGTACGGCGGAAGCGAAGGCGCTGGGGCTGATCGCCGCCAACGCGCCCGGCAATGATGGGTGGGTCGGCTTCGCCACCGATGCAAATTGGTCCTACACGCCCAACGTCAAGGGCGGCCCCAACCAGTACTACTTCATCGGGACTGTCGAGCATGAGATCACCGAAGTGCTCGGCCGGCACTCGATCCTCGGCGGCACCGGCGACCACTATTCCAACGCCTATGGCACCGAGGATCTGTTCCGCTACTCGGCGCCTGGCGTGCGTGAACTTGTGCCCGGCGGCCCGCACTCCACCGGCTATTTCTCGATCGACAATGGCGTCACCAATCTCGGCAACTGGAACAACGATCCCAACAGTGGCGATCTCGGCGACTGGTATTCCGGGTTTGGCCCCGCAGGTGGCGGCCCCGGGCCGGGTGGCAATGACTCGTTCAACGATTTCAGCAATTCCGGTGTCATCGACGCGCTGACCCAATCCGACCTCACGGTGATGAACGTGCTCGGCTGGAATCCGTCCGAGCCCGCCAACATCGTCATCAACGGCGAGACTTACTTCGTCGCCTCGGGCGACACGGTCGGCAATCTCGTGGTGGAAGCCGGCGGCAAGTTGGTGGTCGGCGCCAACGGCCTCAGCGAGGGCGCGTTGCTCGACGGCGGCAACGGGACAGTTTTCCTTGGCGGCGCCGCCAACGACACCACGATCGATGCCGGCAGCACGCTGACGGTCAATTCCGGCGGCACGCTGAACGGTGTTGTCATCAACGGCGGTACGCTGGATCTCGCGGACGGGGCGCTGACCGGCGCCGCTCCGATCGCTTTTCACGGCCCGGGCGGCGTGCTCGACATCGAGGCCGCGACCGCGCCCACCAACGTCATCAGCGGATTTGTCGCCGGTGACACCATCGATTTCATCGGCGCGCCCGTCGGCGCCCATCCGACCGTGCAATTGCTCGCCGGCAATGTGCTCAGCATTTTCGAACACAACAAGACCTACCTGTTCCAGTTCGACCCGTCAGACGATTTTTCCGGACAATCGTTTCATGTCACCGGCGACGGCAGCGGCGGCACCTTGATCTATCTCGATCCCGCGGTGCTGTCGGTGACGACATCAGGCAGTGGCATCACCGCCGGCGCCGGCGATCTCAACGCCGGCCATGTGGTGACGCTGACGCTCAACGCCAACGAGGCTGTTAACGTCGACACGTCAAACGGCACGCCGACGCTGACATTGAACGACGGCGGCATCGCCACCTATACCGGCGGCAGCGGCTCCAGCGCGCTCACCTTCGACTATGCGGTCGCGTCAGGCGAAAATACGCCGGACCTCACGGTGACCTCCGTCAACCTCAACGGCGCCACCGCGCAGGATGCCAACGGCCATGACGCGGTGCTGACTGGCGCGGTTGGCAATCCCGCGGAGGTATTGCAGATCGACACCACGCCGCCGCTTCAGATTGGCATCGACGTTGCGCCATCGAACGGCGTCGCGGCCGCAGGCAGTACGCTCTCCGTCACCCTGGACTTCAACGAACCCGTCGCGGTCACCGGCGGCGCACCGACGTTGACCCTGAACGACGGCGGCTCGGCGGTCTACGACGCCGCCGCCACGCTGGCCCTCGGCAATGCCGACAAATTGGTGTTCGACCAACTGGTGTCGGCCACCACGCACGGAACGCTGGCGCTTGCGGTGAACGGCCTGGACGCCCATGGCGCTGTCATCGCCGACCTTGCCGGTAACCCTGCGGATGTCTCCCATGTCGCGGCAAGCTTTCCGGGGACAGCCGTCAACGTCGGCCTTCCGTACCTGTCCGAAGCGCCCGATCACGCCGCCCCCAGCGCCCAGACGCAAGTACTGCTCGCACCGTCGGACTTTCATCTGCTGTGA